The Apium graveolens cultivar Ventura chromosome 10, ASM990537v1, whole genome shotgun sequence nucleotide sequence ATGCAAAAATAGCAAAAGATGCGTGGGAGATTTTGCAGAAATCATTCCAAGGCGTGGAGAAAGTAAAAAAGGTGCGGCTCCAAGTTCTTCGTGGCGAGTTCGAAAATATTAAAATGAAGGCCTCAGAAAATATTGGTGAATATGTTACTCATTTAAAAACAGTGACAAATGAGAtgaagagaaatggagaaagtcTCGATGATGTTCGGGTCATGGAAAAATTACTCCGTTCGTTGATGAGAAAAGTTGATTACGTGGTTACTTCTATCGAGGAGTCAAAAGATTTGTCCACAATTTCCATTGATGAGCTAGTTGGTTCACTTCAAGCGCATGAGCAGCGgatgaaccagtatgatgatACAAGCCATTTAGAAAAGGCGTTGCAAAGTAAGGTGTCCATTGGTGAAAGTTCAAGCAGTAGCAGTTCTGGTCGTGGAAGAGGTGGCTTTAGAGGTGGCTACCGTGGTGGAAGAGGACGTGGAAGACAGTCCTTCAACAGAAGCCAGAACACTGAAGGTTATCGTCCATCTGGCCGTGGTCAGAATTTTAGAGGACGAGGATGAGGAGGATTTCAACGAGGTGACAAGTCTCAATTTCAGTGCTATAATTGCAATAAATTTGGCCATTTCAGTTATGAATGTAGATCACCGAaagtggaagaaagaagtcattttGCAGCAGCAAAAGAAGACAGAGATATTGGCACTGCTATGTTCCTCACTTATAAAGGCGACGAGGAGAGCAAAAAaaatgtttggtatcttgactcTGGTGCAAGCAACCACATGACGGGCCATAAAGATTTATTTACAGAGATAGACGAGACCATCAGCGGAGAAGTTACGTTTGGTGATTTATCGAAGATTCCAGTCAAAGGTAAAGGTACAATTACGATTGTATTGAAGAATGGTGAGAAAAAGTTTATTAATGATGTTTACCATATACCTGCTTTGAAAAGTAACATCATCAGTCTTGGCCAACTTGTGGAGAAAGGACATTATATACAGATGCAGGATAATTCTCTCGTCATCAGAAATCGGGATCAAGAATTAATTGCAGatgtggagatgtcaaagaatcgTTTGTTTACACTTGATATACAGACGAAGATGCAGAGGTGTTTGAAGacggtcattaaaaatgactcgtggTTATGGCATTTAAGATATGGTCATCTTGGTTTTTCTGGTTTAAAATTGTTGTCAAAGACGAAGATGGTGGACGGCTTGCCAGAAATCAATGAACCAGAAAATTTATGTGAAGCATGTGTTAAGGGGAAGCAACACAGACAAAGTTTTCCCgttggaaaatcatggagagccagAAGGCCATTGGAGATTGTCCATACAGATATTGCTGGTCCATTTGATATTCCATCACTTGGAGGTAATAGGTATTACctaacatttattgatgattttagcagaAAAAGTTGGGTGTATATCCTCAAAGAAAAAGCGgaggctcttgataaattcaaggagttcaaagcTTTGGCAGAAAAACAAAGTGGTCATTATTTGAAGGTACTCCGATCAGACAGAGGAGGCAAGTATacttcaaatttatttaaaagcTTCTGCAGAGCACATGgaatcaatcatcagttgacAGCGGCatatactcctcaacaaaatggcgtTGCAGAAAGAAAGAATCGCACTATTCTTGACATGGCAAGGAGCATGGTCAAAGCAAAGCATATGCCGAGAACTTTTTGGGCTGAAGCCGTTCTATGTGCAGTTTATTTGTTGAATCGTTGTCCAACTAAAAGTGTCAGAAACAAAACTCCAAATGAAGCATGAAGTGGTAGCAAACCATCTGTTGGACATCTCAGAATTTTTGGGTGCATTGCATATGCACATGTTCCAGATCAGAAAAGGAAGAAGCTGGATGATAAAGGCGAGAAGTGCATctttaccggatatgacaaaagaagcaaggcgtacagactctacaatcccctcacgaagaaattaatcatttctcgagatgttgagttcgATGAATCAGACTACTGGAAATGGAGCGACGAAGAAAGAAAAGTTGCAGGTCTGTTctttaatgatgatgatgatgacggtAATGATTCCAACATTGaggatgatgaagatgatgatccAACTCCTCCCCAAAGTCCAAATCAACAAACTCCTGCATCGACACCATCGACTGGAGGAAGCAGCAGTTCAGGGGGAGCGCCAAGGAAAATGCGGAGTTTGGATAATATATATGAAGCAACAAGTCCGGTACAAACTACCTTTGATTATTCATTGTTTTGCTTAATGGCTGAGTGTGATCCAGTTACATTTGAGGaagcttctgaagaaagcaaatggaataaagccatagatgaagaaattggtgcaatcaagaagaatgacACTTGGGAGCTCACAGTTCTTCCAGAAGGACACAAAGCAATTGGTGTCAAGTGGGTCTACAAGACAAAGACAAATCAGGATGGTGAAGTGGAAAAATACAAGGCGAGGCTAGTGGCTAAAGGCTACAAGCAGAGATATGGAATTGACTATGACGAggtatttgctccagttgcaagagttgATACCATAAGACTGCTTACAGCAATTGCAGCTCAGAATCAGTGGAAGAtttatcagatggatgtcaagtctgcatttctgaatggctatcttgaagaagaagtctatatcGAGCAACCACCAGGATATGTTCAGAAAggccagaataacaaagtctatAAATTGAAGAAAGCcttgtatggtttaaagcaagctccGAGAGCATGGAACACAAGGGTTGATGAATATTTCCAGAAAAATGGTTTTGTGAAGAGTCCCTACGAGCATGCACTTTACACGAaaacaaattcagggggagatatTATGATCGTGTGCTTATACGTGGATGACATGATTTTTACTGGAAACAACCCTGgtatgtttgatgattttaagaaagttatgactaacgaatttgagatgacaaatattggtcaaatgtcgtactttcttggagtcgaggtAAAGCAAAGCAAAGACGGTATTTTTATGTCACAGAAAAAATATGCGGAACAGATTTTAAAGAAATTCAGAATGGAAGAATGCAAGCCAGTGAGCACGCCAGCTGAAGCAAGCATAAAGCTCAGAATTGATTCAACAAGGGAGTCGGTAA carries:
- the LOC141690687 gene encoding uncharacterized protein LOC141690687, encoding MATMVQPNIPKLTSINYGNWSIQMKVLLGSYDNWDIVESGYDEPTDAAAEAALSIAEKMILKETRKKDKKALYTIIQGVDESTFEKISNAKIAKDAWEILQKSFQGVEKVKKVRLQVLRGEFENIKMKASENIGEYVTHLKTVTNEMKRNGESLDDVRVMEKLLRSLMRKVDYVVTSIEESKDLSTISIDELVGSLQAHEQRMNQYDDTSHLEKALQSKVSIGESSSSSSSGRGRGGFRGGYRGGRGRGRQSFNRSQNTEGYRPSGRGQNFRGRG